A genomic window from Pyxicephalus adspersus chromosome 2, UCB_Pads_2.0, whole genome shotgun sequence includes:
- the RAD51AP1 gene encoding RAD51-associated protein 1 — MTERPKTPNTTTETTSGHDEDFTSSVPASKKSRVETKKEKKEKSVKKLTEETSSPKNSQGKRLPLDEKIYQRDLEKPTRYENVHFLPVSYSLGLDDITENNEEPGNGRSRRQAASKAITEQRKILKDDSGGEEDADEFKPDAKVCMSRSTSYFQIPVQFRTISHAQTVYNSLQHSHLDLVPIGVLEQLNVGDTGFQNGGFVGKRKNTHKYKSQIMSRRQCHMLLFLLYISNITNLISIYTATSSPAPVTIKIKLMPTKPTAPSSPALTKPAGHGSLAVGMKRPTWSPPASSGTVRSPLSGVTVRSPNQGLRLGLSRLARVKPLHPAAVLH; from the exons ATGACCGAGCGCCCAAAAACACCAAACACCACGACAGAGACTACTTCCGGGCATG ATGAAGATTTTACTTCTTCTGTACCTGCAAGTAAAAAATCTCGGGTggagacaaaaaaagagaaaaaggaaaaatctgtAAAGAAACTTACAGAGGAAACCTCATCACCAAAGAATTCACAAGGGAAAAG gtTGCCTTTGGATGAAAAAATTTACCAGAGAGATCTGGAG AAGCCCACAAGGTACgaaaatgttcattttctccCTGTGTCGTACTCCTTAGGTCTTGACGATATCACAGAGAACAATGAAGAGCCGGGTAATGGGAGGAGCCGCAGACAAGCTGCATCTAAAGCCATCACAGAGCAGAGAAAAATCCTGAAAGATGACAGTGGTGGTGAAGAGGATGCAGATGAATTTAAACCGGATGCAAAAGTTTGTATGTCAAGGTCTACTTCTTACTTCCAAATCCCAGTACAGTTTAGGACTATAAGCCATGCACAAACAGTATACAA TTCTCTGCAGCATTCCCATTTGGATCTGGTTCCGATAGGTGTTCTTGAGCAACTCAATGTGGGTGACACTGGATTCCAAAATGGTGGGTTTGTGGGGAAGAGAAAAAACA CCCATAAATACAAATCCCAAATAATGTCACGAAGACAATGTcatatgcttttgtttttgttgtacatTAGTAACATAACAAATTTAATCTCAATATACACAGCAACTTCATCACCTGCTCCTGtgactattaaaataaagttaatgCCAACCAAGCCTACAGCACCCTCTTCTCCAGCTCTCACAAAACCAGCTGGACATGGCAGCCTCGCTGTTGGAATGAAAAGGCCGACATGGAGTCCTCCAG CTTCCTCAGGAACTGTGCGGAGCCCGTTGTCTGGAGTGACTGTGCGGTCTCCAAACCAAGGTCTACGACTCGGACTGTCAAGATTAGCAAGGGTCAAGCCATTACACCCAGCTGCCGTTcttcactga